The Argopecten irradians isolate NY unplaced genomic scaffold, Ai_NY scaffold_0498, whole genome shotgun sequence genome contains the following window.
CTGaaaatatgtatcattttaaaatattggtgtCAAGTGAATTGAGGGTACCCTATGTGTATACGTACTAGTTAATAGATttagtttcataaaattatgatcTATCTATAGGGTAGAttgatacaatgatatatataatgggGAACACTGATACAAGTGGCGGGGCAATCCCCAAACAACTTGTACTACTTAATGGTAAATGAGTATATAAACCTGAGTAGACTGGCGATCAGAATTGGTCTATAGGCTGCATATGTGTTTAATAGAGTCTCTTTTGCAGTTTCCTTAGaccaaatctattttaaagTTACACTACCGGCCTCACTAAGGATGTTCACTTAGGACAAACTTGTTGTTGGTCTTCCAATATTTGTTTAGCTGAGTCTTAAAGCTGTTGATTGACTTGGCGTTGACTACCTCGTTTGGTAATGCATTCCAGTGGTTGACGACTCTATTGGAGAAGGCATTTTTTGTTGTATTCAGCCTGACCTGTCTCTTGAACAGTTTGTGGGTATTTCCTCGGGTTGACTGGTATGGTCGACTACTAAACATTGTGTCTGAGACTATTTTATCATGCTTATTAATAATCTTGTATAGTTGAATCAAATCACAACGTTTTCGTCTATACTCCAGTGTAGGGAGACCCAATGTTCTAAGTCTGTCTTCGTAGGACAAGTCTTTGATAGTTTTAATCCTCTTTGTAGCTCTCCGTTGGACATTTTCGATTTTGATGATATCTTTTTGTAGGAATGGTGACCAGATGGTAGTGGGCATCTTGCTATacatctaacattgttggagtatgTAGTGATTGGAGGTCCTGAGTTTGAGCCCAAGCTGGTCTGGCTGTTACATTTTTTCATCTCATGTAAAAGAACTGACACCCAACAAAATACCCAAAGTGGAATTTTAGTGTCTTTTAGCTAGGAGGGCAAAGGAAAGAGAGGAAGCTCAAGGAgtgtagtgggattggactTTCAGGATTGGTAATGGGTAACAGTAACAATGAGGAAGCTCATCTAACCAGTCATCAAATATTCCAGATTCAAACAGTTTGGCTCCTACATTTTCTGTAGGTATCTCTGATCCATCTGAAGTTACTAAATTAATATCTGAAGTTACTAAATTAACAACTTCAACCAGTGACAGTCTAAACTGCCTCCTGTAATGTTTTCCGACTGGAGTTTAGTTTTTATCCCTATTCAAGTCTTGATATAAATATACCAAAGTTGTATATAAAAGCGTATGAAGTATCTACtaaaatcttaattttgttAGCACGTCATTTCTTAAGAATTGGAGAATGTCAGTGTTCTCGACTCAGACTTATAATTCAACTGCTGAAATCAAGAAACACACATAACAGTTACATGCATGGGGCATAGGAATCAACACCCGACAAATATTTAGTTGGATTTTGATGACCATTCTATACATACCACAGTGGAACTGCAATATTGAAAACTCGGAATGTGTAGATAATTAATGGGTCTATCACATATTAGGCCTGCAATCATATGTCCATGCCCGACATGACGGTTCAACAGATGTGTCTGCACATGTTCCTCACTAATCGCGTGTGTTTATCAACGCGACTTTTGCAAAATATGCAAGAGACTGGTGCAAAAGTGTGATTTATTAAATGCTTTAAATATTTCCTGATATGTCTTTCTGGCAGTCAATCAGTCACGCATTTCAGTCAATAAATTACCTGTTCATGTTAGAAGGTTTTCGCCGGATGTTTTCGTTTTCTTGAATATGGCCGCTGTCGCGTGAGATTTGTAAGTCCGTGAAAACCGTCAGTTCCGGTTCCGGGTCTGACTGATTTCACAGTACGGCATGAGGAATATCAGTTCCGTGAGAACTGTCAGTACGTGTGTGACGTTAGTTATTAACTAATTCCTGAATAAATATGTAGATTGTTTCTcttaatattatgtaaatatttgttgtgATTGCTTCTACGTGGATAAAAGTACTTGGATACCTCATACATGTTTTTTACTAGACACATTATCGCATGCATTTTTTATACGTATAAAACCTAACTTAGCCCTAATAAGCTTAAAACGGCTTCATAAAAGTTACATGTGTAGAACAATTTCTCGATAAAGatggaaaatattttagattatttaagtaggtaattatatatacatatatatataatatacatgtaggaagCTAACTAAACTAGCGAAAACATTACCACTGACGTACACAGACCGGACACAccatatttatactatttattttatacTTTGTTTACAaagttaattgatatttattatggTTCGCTTTCCCATATCTTCGCGTGAACGTCGAGCTTATTTCGAgagatattttatgttacatctTCAGATATTTCACAAATGGATTTACGAAGTATGAATAAAGAACATATTGACGTCAAACAtcattaaggatgtactcctctgagaagtcaaaattttcttgtattaaacttttttttctcatatagatttttggtaAGAGGAGTTCAAACATTTGTctgtgtgctcgtttttgagctactgtcactcaaagatacctagttgacaaaatattggattttatgggaattttgccgttttgaccatatacacaagatattaaagccataatttccgaatgaggtgtttgatatgtatttatgttggtagaatttattttccagaagtcttcttttaaaatataccagttttgataaaaaagaccaatattttttctcagaataacaagatatgctacccctaccccttaattttgagctacaaaatgcaccattttcagccatttttgccaaatctaaccctttatagaaaaagttctggtattaaacttttgttaatattttgcatatcaataggaaaagggttgttctttcagaATCAGGCAgcaaaatggggggtccgtgggcttacttttttgccccactttaatatttgttatttttcagtattttagagtaaaaattaaaagtgctcaaattaccattaaatgtaaaaataaagtgaaaaaagtgaataatttcatacattaatgctcaatattttaattatcacgaaccaagtaaagatttacagcaaaaaaatAGCTCAATAcggctaaaaatgctggtgcagtgatgatttaagtaaaaacaatttcagtaaaaaattgtaaaactgtggctctacttgaagcgaaaaaagacacaatttcaaaatggccgccaaatgggccatttcttaaaatccccgtataaaaaaatctgttaaagttagaactgtaattttttgacaaattttgataaattgtatttgaaaatctcataacttctttgatctttgtcgaaacgagacttcaacgggactgaaacctcagaagaatacaccCTTAAACATTTCATTTCGTCATAATTACCAAAGTTTGCGTATCTGCATGTAAAACTATATGTGATAAACGATACCATCAGTAATTATGAACTTTGCTATATCATTTGATTTGACTTACCAATGACGTCATATACCGGTACTTTTACCTTAACAAATCCTTTCCCGAACTAGACTTTCCTCGTCACATTCATTATGACTACTGCTTATTATCAAATTGATCTTAATTTCTCTTCCTTCTTATATGTTATACCGTGATAATTGTCGGCATGTCTCAAATCGACTCTCGAAGAAACTTTGGAACTCAGATATTGATAATACAATAGGCCATAGTCTTATGCCAGAGCGCGAGAATCGCCAGTCCGTCTCATATTTACACCCAAGGATATTTTAGAACTCCgatatttgtaataaatatgaataacacacacacaaaaactgagtgtactctcatcataaaccgctttgGAAAaaggtatcagtagagtaggatatacgtcttatgtcagaccgtgagaatcgtcagcacgtcttatatatagtatacaggaaactttacaacactggtatcagtaaAATAGGATATACGTTTTATGTctgaccgtgagaatcgtcagcacgccttatatatagtatacaggaaactttacaacactggtatcagtagagtaggatatacgtcttatgtctaaccgtgagaatcgtcagcacgtgttgtatatagtatacaggaaactttaggaaatcagtatcagtaaagtaggatatacgtcttatgtcagaccgtgagaatcgtcagcacgtcttatagatagtctataggaaactttataatgcttgtatcagtagagtaggatatacgtcttatgtctaaccgtgagaatcgtcagcacgtcttatatatagtatacaggaaactttacaacactggtatcagaAGAATatgatatacgtcttatgtctgaccgtgagaatcgtcagcacgccttatagatagtctataggaaactttataatactggtatcagtagagtaggatatacgtcttatgtcagaccgtgagaatcgtcagcacgccttatatatagtatacagcaCACTTTAGTAGATCAGTATAAGTAAAGCTGGATATatgtcttatgtcagaccgtgagaatcgtcagcacgccttatatatagtatacaggaaactttaggaaatcagtatc
Protein-coding sequences here:
- the LOC138312858 gene encoding uncharacterized protein, whose amino-acid sequence is MPTTIWSPFLQKDIIKIENVQRRATKRIKTIKDLSYEDRLRTLGLPTLEYRRKRCDLIQLYKIINKHDKIVSDTMFSSRPYQSTRGNTHKLFKRQVRLNTTKNAFSNRVVNHWNALPNEVVNAKSINSFKTQLNKYWKTNNKFVLSEHP